TGAGAAGAGGAGGAAGGGGCTTGAATAAGAGCCAGATCCATGCTCTGCTAGAGAAAGCATTAGAGGGTGATCTTAGGGCGATTTCAAGGCTGATCTCTATAGTTGAGTTCCCAGCCGAGGTAGATCCAGACGTTATAGAGATCATAATGAGGGAGCTTATGAAGAGAGGTGGGAGGGCACATGTAATTGGTGTAACAGGCGCACCTGGGGTTGGTAAGAGTACCCTCATATCTAAGCTGATAGCTTCTTATAGGAAGAAGCTCTACAGGGTAGCAGTCATAGGTATAGATCCTAGTTCGCCCTTCACACTAGGTAGCTTTATGGGTAACAGGATTAGGATGCAGATCCACTCATCAGATCCTGGGGTGTTTATTAGGAGCATGGCAACAAGGGGAGTCAGGGGTGGGCTAAGCGCTTCAACAGTGCTAGTACTAGAGGCGCTGGACGGGCTCGGCTTCGATAAGATAATTGTTGAGAGTGTTGGTGCAGGCCAAACAGATGTTGATATAATAAATATCTCCCACACTGTTTTAAACCTTGTGATGCCTGGTGCTGGAGATGAGATCCAGGCGTTGAAGGCGGGGCTAATGGAGATCGGTGATATCTATGTTGTTAATAAAGCTGAT
Above is a window of Sulfolobales archaeon DNA encoding:
- the meaB gene encoding methylmalonyl Co-A mutase-associated GTPase MeaB, producing MNKSQIHALLEKALEGDLRAISRLISIVEFPAEVDPDVIEIIMRELMKRGGRAHVIGVTGAPGVGKSTLISKLIASYRKKLYRVAVIGIDPSSPFTLGSFMGNRIRMQIHSSDPGVFIRSMATRGVRGGLSASTVLVLEALDGLGFDKIIVESVGAGQTDVDIINISHTVLNLVMPGAGDEIQALKAGLMEIGDIYVVNKADKPEAEITLKQVIDVLNYEGFVRSSGWRPRAVKVSAVMGTGIDDLVALIEEHVEYLRKSGYFQEVVRKRRIYGSSIVIKHIIESRVEEIFNSADKHIIEMLSRGDIDPYTASLQIL